In a single window of the Globicephala melas unplaced genomic scaffold, mGloMel1.2 SCAFFOLD_470, whole genome shotgun sequence genome:
- the LOC115850415 gene encoding peroxisome assembly protein 12, whose amino-acid sequence MAEHGAHITTASVDDQPSIFEVVAQDSLMTAVRPALHHVVKVLAESNPARYGFLWKWFDEIFTLLDLLLQQHYLSKTSASFSENFYGLKRIVMGDTHKLQRLASAGLPKKQLWKSVIFLVLLPYLKVKLEKLISSLREEDEYSIHPPTSRWKRFYRAFLAAYPFVNMAWEGWFLVQQLRYILGKAQHHSPLLSLAGVRLGRLTVQDIQALEHKSAEASMMQQPAGSVGEKIKSALKQAVGGAASCLSTGLSMGVFFLQFLEWWYSSGNEETIKSLTALPTPPPPVHLDYNSDSPLLPQMKTVCPLCRKNRVNDTVLATSGYVFCYRCVFNYVRSHRACPITGYPTQVQHLIKLYSPEN is encoded by the exons ATGGCTGAGCACGGGGCTCACATCACAACTGCTTCGGTGGATGACCAGCCATCCATCTTTGAGGTGGTAGCACAGGACAGTTTAATGACAGCAGTGAGACCTGCTCTTCATCATGTGGTCAAG gtTCTTGCAGAATCAAATCCTGCCCGCTACGGCTTCTTGTGGAAGTGGTTTGATGAAATCTTCACCCTGCTAGatcttctgctccagcaacattATCTGTCTAAAACCAGCGCCTCGTTTTCTGAAAACTTTTATGGCTTAAAGAGGATCGTAATGGGAGACACACACAAGCTTCAGAGGTTGGCCAGTGCTGGTCTCCCAAAGAAGCAGCTTTGGAAGTCAGTTATCTTCCTGGTTCTTCTTCCCTATCTGAAAGTGAAGCTGGAGAAGCTGATTTCTAGCCTGAGAGAAGAGGATGAATATTCCATCCATCCCCCTACTTCCCGCTGGAAACGATTTTACAGAGCCTTTTTGGCAGCCTACCCATTTGTTAACATGGCCTGGGAAGGCTGGTTTCTTGTACAGCAGCTTCGATACATCCTAGGAAAGGCTCAGCATCACTCACCCCTGCTGAGTCTGGCTGGGGTTCGGCTAGGTCGACTTACAGTTCAGGATATACAAGCTCTGGAGCACAAATCAGCCGAAGCCAGCATGATGCAGCAACCAGCTGGGAG CGTTGGCGAGAAGATAAAGTCAGCTCTGAAGCAAGCCGTGGGAGGTGCCGCCTCATGCCTCTCTACTGGCCTTTCGATGGGTGTATTCTTCCTGCAGTTCCTTGAGTGGTGGTATTCATCCGGAAACGAAGAAACCATCAAGTCATTGACTGCCCTGCCTACTCCACCACCACCGGTACATCTAGACTACAATTCTGATTCTCCCCTGTTGCCCCAAATGAAGACTGTGTGCCCACTCTGTCGTAAAAACCGCGTGAATGACACCGTTCTCGCCACCTCTGGCTATGTGTTTTGTTATCGCTGTGTGTTTAATTACGTGAGGAGTCACCGAGCTTGTCCCATCACAGGTTATCCAACACAAGTACAGCATCTGATTAAACTGTACTCCCCTGAGAACTGA